A genome region from Natronosalvus rutilus includes the following:
- a CDS encoding MBL fold metallo-hydrolase, with product MHLEFLGGAREIGRSALLVDDSLLLDFGMDSGNPPSFPLREPDPDAVVVSHGHLDHVGTLPALLSGDARPTIHWTQPTYDLAMVLARDTLKLHGGSYDCPFTEAELARLTQVSETHGYGEPFEAAGYEVTFFDAGHVPGSAHVLIDDGDTRLLYTGDFHTEDQHLLAGTTARPDADVVICESTYADTTRPPRAEIERAFVDSLKATIWEGGTVVVPAFGIGRTQEVMCICAEHDLECYVDGMGTHVADLFLRPRNRDFLRDPDELRRAKGNSRFVDGRDGQRKRIADQNTVIVTTSGMLHGGPAMTYVPAIRGHPANKIAMTGYQVEGTPGRDLLETGSAEIDGRVMPVSAQVEQYDFSAHADRAGLESFLESYRDSRVLVNHGDRCDWFAEELRTDGFDASAPELGERVVLE from the coding sequence ATGCACCTCGAGTTTCTCGGTGGGGCCCGCGAGATCGGCCGGAGCGCCCTCCTGGTGGACGATTCTCTGCTACTCGATTTCGGAATGGACTCGGGGAACCCGCCCTCGTTCCCGCTTCGGGAACCCGACCCGGACGCCGTCGTCGTCTCTCACGGTCACCTCGATCACGTCGGGACCCTGCCTGCCCTGCTGTCGGGCGACGCTCGCCCGACGATCCACTGGACCCAGCCTACTTACGACCTCGCGATGGTGCTGGCTCGAGATACGCTGAAACTCCACGGCGGGAGCTACGACTGTCCGTTCACCGAGGCCGAACTCGCCCGCCTGACTCAGGTGTCGGAGACTCACGGTTACGGCGAACCCTTCGAGGCCGCTGGCTACGAGGTGACGTTCTTCGACGCGGGCCACGTCCCCGGAAGCGCCCACGTCCTGATAGACGACGGCGACACCCGCCTGCTCTACACCGGCGACTTCCACACCGAAGACCAGCACCTCCTGGCGGGGACGACGGCCCGCCCCGATGCCGACGTCGTGATCTGTGAGAGCACGTACGCCGACACGACCCGTCCCCCGCGGGCGGAGATCGAGCGCGCGTTCGTCGACAGTCTCAAAGCGACGATCTGGGAAGGTGGCACAGTCGTCGTCCCCGCCTTCGGCATCGGCCGCACCCAGGAAGTGATGTGCATCTGCGCCGAACACGACCTCGAGTGTTACGTCGATGGGATGGGCACCCACGTCGCGGACCTGTTCTTGCGCCCGCGAAATCGTGACTTCCTTCGAGACCCCGACGAACTGCGTCGTGCGAAGGGCAACTCTCGGTTCGTCGACGGTAGGGACGGCCAGCGAAAACGCATCGCCGACCAGAACACCGTCATCGTGACGACCAGCGGGATGCTCCACGGCGGCCCCGCGATGACCTACGTCCCCGCGATCCGGGGCCACCCGGCGAACAAGATCGCCATGACGGGCTACCAGGTCGAGGGGACCCCCGGCCGGGACCTCCTCGAGACCGGGAGCGCCGAAATCGACGGCCGAGTGATGCCCGTCAGCGCCCAGGTCGAGCAGTACGACTTCTCGGCCCACGCCGACCGGGCGGGTCTCGAGTCGTTCCTCGAGTCCTACCGCGATTCGCGGGTGCTCGTGAACCACGGGGACCGCTGTGACTGGTTCGCCGAGGAACTCCGGACCGATGGCTTCGACGCGTCCGCTCCCGAGCTGGGCGAGCGCGTAGTCCTCGAGTAG
- a CDS encoding ABC transporter permease yields MSGLEYARHRGVRLVGLVLVVLAALGIVGVVVFDVPLAEVLADGLETLASIVTPGYVARSMEMAAPITLAAIGGLYAEKSGVFNIGLEGFMIFGAFFAAAATYLVGAGGAVHAWAGIGISVLLTMGLAVLFAVLLIRYKADQIVAGLGVWFIGLGLVPFTAAVIWGSRNSPRLPGVGRLTVPGLSEIPFFGRVVFDQSPLVWLTVLVAVGAWIFLYRTQYGYWIQAAGENPEALDTAGIDVNRVRYATVIFSGGLAGLGGAVLLAHSSSFVGTGQTMVDGRGWLGIVAYLFGNYNPLGAAAAALLFGGVDMLQGQFQTLNIEASSKLLGLLPYVVVIVVLTGWGKTQVPSSVGEPYESEE; encoded by the coding sequence ATGAGCGGCCTCGAGTACGCTCGCCACCGCGGCGTCCGACTCGTCGGCCTCGTGCTCGTCGTGCTGGCAGCCCTCGGGATCGTCGGGGTCGTCGTCTTCGACGTTCCCCTCGCCGAGGTACTGGCTGACGGCCTCGAAACCCTCGCCAGCATCGTGACGCCGGGCTACGTCGCCCGATCGATGGAGATGGCCGCCCCCATCACGCTCGCCGCGATCGGCGGGCTGTACGCGGAGAAAAGCGGTGTGTTCAACATCGGCCTCGAGGGGTTCATGATCTTCGGTGCCTTCTTCGCCGCCGCCGCGACGTATCTCGTCGGCGCCGGCGGGGCTGTCCACGCCTGGGCCGGGATCGGCATTTCGGTCCTGCTCACGATGGGGTTGGCCGTCCTCTTCGCCGTATTGCTGATCCGGTACAAGGCGGACCAGATCGTGGCCGGGCTTGGGGTCTGGTTCATCGGCCTCGGTCTCGTCCCGTTCACGGCGGCCGTCATCTGGGGGAGCAGAAACAGTCCGCGCCTCCCTGGCGTCGGGAGGCTGACGGTCCCGGGACTCAGCGAGATTCCCTTCTTCGGCCGGGTCGTCTTCGATCAGTCGCCGCTGGTCTGGCTCACCGTCCTCGTCGCGGTCGGGGCGTGGATCTTCCTTTACCGCACGCAGTACGGCTACTGGATCCAGGCAGCCGGCGAGAATCCGGAGGCGCTCGACACCGCCGGTATCGACGTCAATCGCGTTCGCTACGCGACGGTGATCTTCTCCGGTGGGCTGGCCGGCCTCGGCGGTGCGGTGCTTCTCGCACACAGTTCGTCGTTCGTCGGGACCGGGCAAACGATGGTCGACGGTCGCGGCTGGCTCGGCATCGTCGCCTACCTGTTCGGCAACTACAACCCGCTCGGAGCGGCCGCCGCAGCCCTCCTCTTCGGCGGCGTCGACATGTTGCAAGGCCAGTTCCAGACGCTCAACATCGAGGCCTCCTCGAAACTGCTGGGGCTGCTTCCGTACGTCGTTGTCATCGTGGTCCTCACGGGGTGGGGGAAGACGCAGGTCCCCTCGTCCGTCGGCGAGCCCTACGAGTCCGAGGAGTGA
- a CDS encoding ABC transporter permease translates to MSSADQSGTRSLADRVAGRLLQATVLERLGIALASVTTAILIGLVIVAAAGYSPILFLNNLIVGALGSERILARTLRLSTFFILTGVAVAIAFRAGVFNIGVQGQFVVGGLFCTVSILWTAPFLPTGTVGGIGLMLIGTVAAAVGGGLYGALPGVLKAYADANEIITTIMLNFIAIGVVSWLLTNPLRAEGSTNVQTERLPDYVGLPPILFGDSSFSIIGLLLTLAVVAVVAIAMTRTGIGYDMVTSGYQAGAAVYSGVDAKRTIVATMTFSGAVAGLASAVYVIMFQGRFIEPASIHTYGYDAIAVSLLAANNPLGVLPAGLLFGGLNSSSSYIQTYSDVPVQLIDGIVGIVIVFVAAPELFRMAAKRAGLGGEDR, encoded by the coding sequence ATGAGCTCGGCCGACCAGAGCGGCACTCGGTCGCTGGCGGATCGCGTCGCCGGTCGACTCCTCCAGGCGACAGTCCTGGAACGTCTCGGGATCGCCCTCGCGTCGGTCACGACGGCGATTCTCATCGGCCTGGTGATCGTAGCCGCCGCCGGGTACAGTCCGATACTCTTTCTGAACAACCTGATCGTCGGCGCGCTCGGCAGCGAGCGCATCCTGGCGCGGACGTTGCGGCTCTCGACGTTCTTCATCCTGACCGGCGTCGCCGTGGCGATTGCGTTCAGAGCCGGCGTGTTCAACATCGGCGTACAGGGACAGTTCGTCGTCGGCGGCCTGTTCTGCACCGTGTCGATCCTCTGGACGGCCCCGTTCTTGCCGACCGGAACCGTCGGTGGAATCGGGCTGATGCTCATTGGGACGGTCGCCGCCGCCGTCGGTGGCGGCCTCTACGGTGCGCTTCCCGGCGTGTTGAAGGCGTACGCCGACGCGAACGAGATTATCACGACGATCATGCTGAACTTCATCGCGATCGGCGTCGTCAGCTGGCTACTCACGAACCCGCTCCGTGCGGAGGGATCGACGAACGTCCAAACCGAGCGACTCCCGGATTACGTCGGACTCCCACCAATCCTCTTCGGCGATTCGTCGTTCTCGATAATCGGCCTCCTGCTGACGCTCGCGGTCGTCGCGGTCGTCGCCATCGCGATGACGCGGACGGGGATCGGGTACGACATGGTGACCAGCGGCTACCAGGCCGGGGCGGCGGTGTACTCCGGCGTCGATGCGAAGCGGACGATCGTCGCGACGATGACGTTCTCCGGGGCCGTGGCCGGACTCGCCAGCGCGGTCTACGTCATCATGTTCCAGGGACGGTTCATCGAACCGGCCAGCATCCACACCTACGGCTACGACGCGATTGCCGTCAGCCTGCTCGCCGCGAACAACCCGCTCGGGGTCCTGCCGGCCGGACTACTGTTCGGCGGGCTCAACTCCTCGAGTTCGTACATCCAGACGTACAGCGACGTGCCCGTCCAGCTGATCGACGGTATCGTCGGCATCGTCATCGTCTTCGTGGCCGCGCCGGAGCTGTTCCGAATGGCTGCCAAACGAGCCGGTCTCGGTGGTGAGGACCGATGA
- a CDS encoding ABC transporter ATP-binding protein gives MTSHNSPPAVRLEGITKRFGDVVANERVDFTLEAGSIHALLGENGSGKTTLMSVLYGLYDQDEGTIAIDGEERTIDTPRDAMDAGIGMIHQHFQLVEPMTVLQNIILGHEPVENGFVDEEAARESIEAISDRYGFEVADHLDTPIQDLDLGTRQRVEIVKSLYRGADVLILDEPTAVLTPQEVDGLMAVMEDLRADGRSLIFISHKLDEVMAIADDITVLRDGKAVGTVPASDTSEQELAQMMVGREVSFDREPRETEPGSPLLEVEGIRVTGDRGLEKVSGVDLQVREGEILGIAGVQGNGQTELVEALTGLRTPDSGAIRFDGNDVTTRSRRDRIEAGIAYIPEDRHAEGLVMDYDLVQNGLLGNQTIEPFAKNGFIDWAHVRDHTEEIIAEFDVQPPDADTRAASLSGGNQQKFIVGREVGHDPSLLIASHPTRGVDIGSIEFIHNRLIELRDEGLAIVLVSSKLEEIQKLSDRTAVMYEGSFIDTVDPTAVTEEELGLLMAGQRLTDQNELSEPDSEVQP, from the coding sequence ATGACTTCGCACAACTCACCACCGGCCGTCCGACTCGAGGGGATCACGAAACGGTTCGGCGACGTCGTCGCCAACGAGCGCGTCGACTTCACGCTGGAGGCCGGCTCGATTCACGCCCTCCTCGGCGAAAACGGCTCCGGGAAGACGACGCTCATGAGCGTGCTCTACGGGCTCTACGATCAGGACGAGGGAACGATCGCTATCGACGGCGAGGAACGGACGATCGACACACCTCGCGACGCCATGGACGCGGGGATCGGCATGATCCACCAGCACTTCCAGCTCGTCGAGCCGATGACCGTCCTCCAGAACATCATTCTCGGCCACGAGCCCGTCGAGAACGGATTCGTCGACGAGGAGGCCGCACGAGAGTCAATCGAAGCTATCAGCGACCGCTACGGGTTCGAGGTCGCCGACCACCTCGACACCCCGATCCAGGACCTCGACCTCGGGACGAGACAGCGCGTCGAAATCGTCAAGAGCCTCTACCGGGGCGCGGACGTCCTCATCCTCGACGAGCCGACGGCCGTCCTCACGCCACAGGAAGTCGACGGGCTGATGGCCGTCATGGAGGACCTCAGAGCGGACGGTCGCTCGCTCATCTTCATCTCGCACAAGCTCGACGAAGTCATGGCGATCGCCGACGACATAACCGTTCTCCGCGACGGAAAGGCGGTCGGCACCGTTCCCGCGTCGGACACCTCCGAGCAGGAACTGGCCCAGATGATGGTCGGTCGCGAGGTGTCGTTCGATCGCGAGCCTCGCGAGACCGAACCGGGCTCGCCGCTCCTCGAGGTCGAGGGAATCCGGGTCACGGGCGACCGCGGCCTCGAGAAAGTCTCCGGAGTCGACCTCCAGGTCCGGGAGGGCGAGATCCTCGGGATCGCTGGCGTGCAGGGAAACGGCCAGACCGAACTCGTCGAAGCGCTCACCGGACTCCGGACGCCCGATTCGGGAGCGATCCGATTCGACGGCAACGACGTCACCACGCGGTCGCGACGCGACCGCATCGAGGCGGGCATCGCCTACATTCCCGAGGACCGCCACGCCGAGGGGCTGGTGATGGACTACGACTTGGTCCAGAACGGCCTGCTCGGGAACCAGACTATCGAGCCGTTCGCGAAAAACGGGTTCATCGACTGGGCGCACGTCCGTGATCACACCGAGGAGATCATCGCGGAGTTCGACGTCCAACCGCCCGACGCCGACACCAGAGCGGCGTCGCTGTCCGGCGGAAACCAGCAGAAGTTCATCGTCGGCCGAGAGGTCGGCCACGACCCGTCGCTGTTGATCGCCTCGCATCCGACTCGTGGCGTCGACATCGGGTCGATCGAGTTTATCCACAACCGGTTGATCGAACTCCGGGACGAGGGACTGGCGATCGTTCTCGTCTCGTCGAAGCTCGAGGAGATCCAGAAGCTCTCGGACCGAACTGCGGTCATGTACGAAGGGTCGTTCATCGACACCGTCGACCCGACCGCGGTCACCGAGGAAGAACTCGGCCTCCTGATGGCGGGCCAGCGCCTCACCGACCAGAACGAGCTATCGGAGCCAGACAGCGAGGTCCAGCCATGA
- a CDS encoding BMP family lipoprotein, with protein sequence MFSRTGGRDGSGESCDTTVPVDRRTVLRSGAVVGGMALAGCIGGNGGSDAEYQMTIISSPAGFDDQAFNDNALEGLEEAADEWDISVNTIEETNQGEYGQRQADAAESEPDLIVLVADQHTEPLQENAQEYPDVNWMLINNVVEAENVSGWIEMNNEMSFLAGVGAGTLTQEEIEHEGSSTNPDESVVGFVGGEEIPLIEAFQVSYEQGVHWVDDSIEVLTGYGGSFNDPSGVNDQAVSQIESGADIVWHAASAAGEGAFQAAEENGRFALGVDSDQSVAFDSYQDVILGSAIKALNEATYTVAEAVVNDNWESVQGEQNLSTEGGQIDWVTGQAFEDSLPDSLNQNIEDAKQAIIDGEIDFECGPTGC encoded by the coding sequence ATGTTTTCCAGGACTGGTGGACGTGATGGGTCTGGAGAGTCGTGCGATACAACCGTACCGGTCGATCGGCGTACCGTCCTTCGATCGGGGGCAGTCGTCGGTGGGATGGCCCTCGCCGGGTGTATCGGCGGGAACGGCGGAAGCGACGCCGAGTACCAGATGACCATTATCTCGAGTCCGGCGGGCTTCGACGACCAGGCGTTCAACGACAACGCGCTCGAAGGGCTGGAGGAGGCAGCCGACGAGTGGGACATTAGCGTCAATACGATCGAAGAGACCAACCAGGGCGAGTACGGCCAGCGCCAGGCCGACGCCGCCGAATCCGAGCCGGATCTGATCGTCTTGGTCGCCGACCAGCACACCGAGCCGCTCCAGGAGAACGCCCAGGAGTACCCCGACGTGAACTGGATGCTCATCAACAACGTCGTCGAGGCGGAGAACGTCTCGGGGTGGATCGAGATGAACAACGAAATGTCGTTCCTCGCCGGTGTCGGTGCCGGGACACTGACCCAGGAGGAGATCGAACACGAGGGGAGTTCGACCAATCCCGACGAGAGCGTCGTCGGCTTCGTCGGTGGCGAGGAAATCCCGCTGATCGAGGCGTTCCAAGTCTCGTACGAACAGGGCGTCCACTGGGTCGACGACAGTATCGAGGTACTCACCGGTTACGGCGGCAGCTTCAACGACCCCTCGGGGGTCAACGACCAGGCCGTCTCGCAGATCGAGAGCGGGGCCGATATCGTCTGGCACGCGGCCTCGGCCGCCGGTGAAGGGGCGTTCCAGGCCGCCGAGGAGAACGGCCGATTCGCGCTTGGCGTCGACAGCGATCAGTCGGTCGCGTTCGACAGCTACCAGGACGTGATCCTCGGCTCGGCCATCAAGGCGCTCAACGAGGCCACCTACACGGTCGCAGAAGCCGTCGTCAACGACAACTGGGAGAGCGTGCAGGGCGAACAGAACCTCTCGACCGAAGGTGGACAGATCGACTGGGTGACCGGACAGGCGTTCGAAGACAGTCTACCCGACTCCCTCAATCAGAACATCGAGGACGCAAAGCAGGCCATCATCGACGGCGAAATCGACTTCGAATGCGGGCCGACTGGATGCTAG
- a CDS encoding flavodoxin domain-containing protein: MGRVLVAYGSSEGQTAVIADRIGDVLADAGHDPLVISTKHPPPELSLSRYDGVVVAASVHMGTHQPDAVSFVRENLDALERVPSAFVSVSLTAATDSEDAGRTTEAYVEDVLQETGWSPTRTHVVAGALKYREYGLLTRFIVRRIAGKERLATDTSRDHEYTDWDDLEAFTGEFATLVDDHSSSAR, translated from the coding sequence ATGGGTCGCGTCCTCGTCGCCTACGGCTCGAGCGAGGGGCAGACGGCCGTCATCGCCGACCGGATCGGCGACGTGCTCGCCGACGCCGGCCACGACCCGCTCGTGATCAGCACGAAACACCCACCGCCCGAACTCTCGCTGTCGCGCTACGACGGAGTCGTCGTCGCCGCGTCGGTCCACATGGGCACCCACCAGCCAGACGCCGTGTCGTTCGTCCGCGAGAACCTGGACGCACTCGAGCGCGTCCCCTCGGCGTTCGTCTCGGTGAGCCTGACGGCGGCGACCGACAGCGAGGACGCTGGCCGGACCACCGAGGCGTACGTCGAGGACGTCCTCCAGGAGACCGGGTGGTCGCCGACGCGAACCCACGTCGTCGCTGGCGCGCTGAAGTACCGCGAGTACGGACTGCTCACGCGCTTCATCGTGCGCCGCATCGCTGGCAAGGAGAGGCTAGCAACCGACACCAGCCGGGATCACGAGTACACCGACTGGGACGACCTCGAGGCGTTTACGGGCGAGTTCGCGACGCTGGTAGACGACCACAGCTCGAGCGCCCGGTAA
- a CDS encoding MarR family transcriptional regulator produces MSIDRKTFENSSEDELDEPSVPDLVLGFLAFHDDRAFKAREIAARVGADEGAVSTALSRLKDRSLVEHKATYWAVTDDTDRLDGYSGYERATALFNEQLGEEDEQAWREHAPDEPHPSVENEQ; encoded by the coding sequence ATGTCGATCGATCGCAAGACCTTCGAAAACTCGAGCGAGGACGAACTGGACGAGCCCTCAGTTCCGGATCTGGTACTCGGATTCCTCGCTTTCCACGACGACCGCGCGTTCAAGGCTCGCGAAATAGCCGCTCGAGTTGGTGCCGACGAAGGCGCGGTTAGCACGGCCCTCTCGCGGCTGAAAGACCGCAGTCTCGTCGAACACAAGGCGACGTACTGGGCAGTGACGGACGACACCGACCGCCTCGATGGATACAGTGGCTACGAACGGGCGACAGCACTTTTCAACGAGCAACTTGGTGAGGAGGACGAGCAGGCCTGGCGCGAACACGCCCCCGACGAGCCACACCCGAGTGTGGAGAACGAGCAGTGA
- a CDS encoding type II toxin-antitoxin system PemK/MazF family toxin, translating to MTDDEPTPIFERGDVVYGNDPFKGGEKARPWLVLSNHHGRPFHGEQHIVLTLTSKSWLEGLIEIPEDGWLRGGTPDDSRIVPWGDQSIDKRDVKFWQGRLRQDLVDEAVTGLVEELQ from the coding sequence GTGACCGACGACGAACCCACCCCGATCTTCGAACGAGGAGACGTCGTCTACGGCAACGACCCGTTCAAAGGTGGGGAAAAAGCTCGACCCTGGCTCGTTCTCTCGAACCATCACGGACGGCCGTTCCACGGCGAACAGCATATCGTGCTCACGTTGACGTCGAAATCGTGGCTGGAGGGACTCATCGAGATTCCAGAGGATGGGTGGCTTCGTGGTGGGACTCCAGACGACAGCCGGATTGTACCGTGGGGTGATCAATCAATCGACAAAAGAGACGTCAAATTCTGGCAGGGGCGTCTGAGGCAGGATCTCGTCGATGAAGCTGTCACTGGTCTCGTCGAAGAGCTACAGTAG
- a CDS encoding aconitate hydratase, whose amino-acid sequence MGQTLTEKILDDHLVEGELETGEEIGIEIDQVLTQDTTGTMVWLQFEAMGLDEVQTELAAQYCDHQTYQFDFKNTDDHRFLRSAAGTYGAHFSRPGNGICHNVHRENFAAPGKTLLGSDSHTPTPGGLGELAIGAGGIDITVAMGGAPYYIEMPEVVNVRLEGELPEWATAKDVILEMLRRLTVKGGVGKILEYTGPGAESLSAPERMTITNMGTELGATSSIFATDEQTQDYLERVGRGEEYVELQPDDDAEYDDEIVVDLSDLEPLIAEPSMPDKVVPVSEVAGTDVDQVIVGSCTNGAFEDVLPAAKMLEGREVNKTTEMIVAPGSKQASELLARQGWVAEMMAAGVNFSEATCGACIGIGHVPASDSVSLRTFNRNFEGRSGIEDDNVYLCSPEVAAAAALKGEIVDPRDLAEELGDLEDPGFELADEYDASKADLISPDEAVDDELIKGPNIGDVPLKDPLEAELEGPALLKMEDNITTDHIIPATQDILMYRSNVPKLSEFTLSRVDDTFAQRALESDGGFLVAGENYGQGSSREHAALCPMYLGVDGVLAQSFARIHRANLFNFGLLPLTIDEETYDAIDQGDDIEIVDDVEEAVSSGAEEFTVRVNGEEEFTATLDASERERDILAAGGKLAWTKAQAEGGSGAAPADD is encoded by the coding sequence ATGGGACAGACGCTCACCGAGAAAATTCTCGACGACCACCTCGTCGAGGGCGAACTCGAGACCGGCGAGGAGATCGGGATCGAGATCGACCAGGTGCTGACACAGGACACGACCGGCACGATGGTCTGGCTCCAGTTCGAGGCGATGGGACTGGACGAAGTCCAGACCGAACTGGCCGCCCAGTACTGTGACCACCAGACCTACCAGTTCGACTTCAAAAACACCGACGACCACCGATTCCTGCGCTCTGCGGCCGGCACCTACGGGGCCCACTTCTCTCGCCCCGGCAACGGCATCTGCCACAACGTCCACCGCGAGAACTTCGCCGCACCCGGCAAGACCCTGCTCGGCTCAGACAGCCACACTCCGACGCCGGGTGGCCTGGGCGAACTCGCTATCGGCGCCGGCGGGATCGACATCACCGTCGCGATGGGCGGCGCCCCTTACTACATCGAGATGCCCGAGGTCGTGAACGTCCGCCTCGAGGGCGAACTCCCCGAGTGGGCCACCGCGAAAGACGTCATCCTCGAGATGCTCCGCCGACTCACGGTCAAAGGCGGCGTCGGCAAGATCCTCGAGTACACCGGTCCGGGCGCCGAGAGCCTCAGCGCCCCCGAGCGGATGACCATCACCAACATGGGGACGGAACTCGGCGCGACGAGTTCGATCTTTGCGACCGACGAGCAGACCCAAGACTACCTCGAACGGGTGGGCCGCGGCGAGGAGTACGTCGAACTCCAGCCCGACGACGACGCCGAGTACGACGACGAGATCGTCGTTGACCTCTCGGATCTCGAACCGCTGATCGCCGAACCGTCGATGCCCGACAAGGTCGTGCCCGTCAGCGAGGTCGCGGGAACGGACGTCGATCAGGTCATCGTCGGCTCCTGTACCAACGGTGCCTTCGAGGACGTCCTCCCCGCGGCGAAGATGCTCGAGGGCCGCGAGGTGAACAAGACGACCGAGATGATCGTCGCCCCCGGCTCGAAGCAGGCCTCCGAACTACTGGCCCGCCAGGGCTGGGTTGCCGAGATGATGGCCGCCGGCGTCAACTTCTCCGAAGCCACGTGTGGTGCCTGTATCGGCATCGGCCACGTGCCCGCTTCCGACTCCGTGAGCCTGCGGACGTTCAACCGCAACTTCGAGGGCCGCTCGGGCATCGAAGACGACAACGTCTACCTCTGTTCCCCGGAGGTCGCCGCCGCCGCGGCGCTCAAAGGCGAAATCGTCGACCCGCGCGACTTGGCCGAGGAACTCGGCGACCTCGAGGACCCCGGCTTCGAACTCGCCGACGAGTACGACGCCTCGAAAGCCGACCTCATCAGCCCTGACGAGGCCGTCGACGACGAACTCATCAAGGGCCCCAATATCGGCGACGTCCCCCTCAAGGACCCCCTCGAGGCCGAACTCGAGGGGCCGGCCCTGCTGAAGATGGAGGACAACATCACAACCGACCACATCATCCCCGCGACTCAGGACATCCTGATGTACCGGTCGAACGTCCCCAAACTCTCCGAGTTTACGCTCAGCCGGGTGGACGACACCTTCGCCCAGCGTGCCCTCGAGTCCGACGGCGGCTTCCTCGTCGCCGGCGAGAACTACGGCCAGGGCTCCTCGCGCGAACACGCAGCCCTGTGCCCGATGTACCTGGGCGTCGACGGCGTGCTGGCCCAGAGCTTCGCCCGGATCCACCGCGCGAACCTCTTCAACTTCGGCCTGCTCCCGCTGACCATCGACGAGGAGACCTACGACGCCATCGACCAGGGCGACGACATCGAAATCGTCGACGACGTCGAGGAAGCCGTCTCGAGCGGCGCCGAGGAGTTCACCGTCCGCGTCAACGGCGAGGAGGAGTTCACCGCCACGCTGGACGCCTCCGAGCGCGAGCGCGACATCCTCGCCGCCGGCGGCAAACTCGCCTGGACGAAGGCCCAGGCCGAAGGCGGCTCCGGGGCAGCGCCCGCCGACGACTGA
- a CDS encoding YeiH family protein, with translation MVTAVTRTLPGLLVLCLGAVLARGLSTLAGPNELLLAIALGVVLANGVGVPNRLRPGLGTHKIWLAAGIVLLGASVTLESILETGATVLLLLVATVTLTLLTVEAIARTVGGLPEHFGSLLAAGAGICGVSAVVAVGGGIRARETQIAYAAGTVLLVDAITLVVYPIVGSVLELSGQVFGVWAGVSMLSTGPVVAVGFAHSETAGQWATMTKLARNALIGVVAVGYASYYARRGSGESTSLRLLWSNVPKFVLGFLALVALSSAGVFSPAQQESLANAVDWLFLLAFVGLGTEIRVADLRRAGIAPALVVVAAVMIASVVSLGVALVVL, from the coding sequence ATGGTAACGGCCGTCACCAGAACACTGCCCGGCCTGCTCGTACTCTGTCTCGGGGCGGTACTCGCTCGCGGCCTCTCGACGCTCGCGGGACCGAACGAGTTGCTCCTGGCGATCGCCCTCGGAGTCGTGCTGGCGAACGGGGTCGGCGTTCCTAATCGACTTCGCCCAGGACTGGGGACGCACAAGATTTGGCTCGCCGCAGGGATCGTGTTGCTCGGCGCGTCGGTGACGCTCGAGTCGATCCTCGAGACCGGGGCGACGGTCCTCTTGTTGCTGGTCGCGACGGTGACGCTCACCCTCCTCACCGTTGAGGCGATCGCTCGAACCGTCGGCGGACTCCCGGAGCACTTCGGATCGTTGCTCGCCGCTGGTGCCGGAATCTGTGGGGTCTCCGCCGTCGTCGCCGTCGGCGGCGGAATCCGTGCCCGGGAGACCCAGATCGCCTACGCGGCGGGCACCGTGTTGCTGGTCGACGCGATCACGCTCGTCGTCTACCCGATCGTCGGCTCCGTGCTCGAACTCTCCGGACAGGTCTTCGGCGTCTGGGCCGGCGTCAGCATGCTCTCGACCGGTCCGGTGGTCGCCGTCGGGTTCGCCCACTCGGAGACCGCCGGGCAGTGGGCGACGATGACGAAACTCGCCCGCAACGCCCTCATCGGCGTCGTCGCGGTCGGCTACGCGAGCTACTACGCTCGCCGGGGCTCCGGCGAATCGACGTCCCTGCGGCTGCTGTGGTCGAACGTCCCGAAGTTCGTGCTGGGCTTTCTCGCGCTCGTCGCGCTCTCGAGCGCGGGCGTCTTCTCGCCGGCCCAGCAGGAGTCGCTCGCGAACGCGGTGGACTGGCTGTTTCTGCTCGCGTTCGTCGGCCTCGGGACGGAGATTCGAGTGGCGGACCTCAGACGAGCCGGTATCGCCCCCGCGCTCGTCGTGGTCGCCGCGGTGATGATCGCAAGCGTGGTGTCGCTCGGGGTTGCACTCGTCGTGCTTTGA